From a single Tachypleus tridentatus isolate NWPU-2018 chromosome 6, ASM421037v1, whole genome shotgun sequence genomic region:
- the LOC143254373 gene encoding uncharacterized protein LOC143254373, translating into MKMRQVNFILLLVITVYTLGSYDENGSNKITRNIPNGYSGYGDIGGNRRALDKRWNKSAFEKKPGFRNGDGNGKYKKNMFGRGTSLDLGFDSGSNFRGGLGRRTRRARQANSYQRIGRESDIRLDSELRMNESLHLDA; encoded by the exons ATGAAGATGAGGCAagtg aatttcATTCTACTTTTGGTGATTACGGTCTACACTCTAGGAAGTTACGATGAAAATGGAAGTAACAAAATAACCCGAAACATCCCCAATGGTTATAGTGGTTACGGAGATATAGGGGGAAATAGGAGAGCTCTTGACAAACGTTGGAATAAaagtgcttttgagaagaaaccAGGTTTCAGAAATGGTGATGGAAATGGAAAATACAAGAAGAATATGTTTGGAAGAGGCACAAGCTTAGATTTGGGTTTTGATAGTGGCTCTAACTTTAGAGGTGGGTTGGGAAGACGAACACGAAGAGCAAGACAAGCAAATAGCTATCAAAGAATAGGAAGAGAAAGTGATATAAGATTGGATAGTGAGCTAAGAATGAATGAGAGTCTACATTTGGACGCATAA